AAGTAGGTCGCGGCTCGGAAGAAGTTCCCTTCCTGCATCTTCTGCAGCAGGAAGAGGTTGGGGTCGAGACCGCCGACGTAGGTCTTCGGGTCGTTCTCGGCGCGACCCGATGCGACGAGCGCCTGATACGCCCCCTGCGCGGCATCGCCGACGGCCGAGACCACGACGTTGGCGTTCGGGTGCTGCGCGAGCAGCGTCGTGGTCACCGAGAGCCCGTCATCGGGGGTCACCGCCTGCTGCTGACCGACGATCTGCAGGTCGGGGCCGGTTTCCTTGAGCCCGTCGAGCAGGCCCTTCGTGCGCTCCTGACCGATCTGACGCTCGGTCTCGCTCAGCACGATGACCTCGGCGTTCGGCCCGACGTTCTTCAGCGCCCACTCCGCGGCATCCTTCCCCAGGTCGTAACCCGACTGGTAGAAGCTGAACTGCAGGGTGGCGTCCTGGTTGGTCATGTCGCCGCCGTAGGTGACCCAGTACTTCCCGGCGGCCCGGTACTGCTGGGCGACCGACTCGAGGCTGGCGGGGTCGACGGGGAACGACACGACGGCGTCGACGTCGCTGCCGAGGTTCGAGGTGAGCTGGCTCACCTGCTTCTGCAGGTCCATCTCGTCGTTGGTGAACGTGACCTCGACGCCCTTCTCGGCCGCACGCGCCTGCACGATGTTCGTGATGGCGCCGTACACGGGCAGGGCGGTGAAGGGGTAGTCGAACAGGATCTTCTTCACGGGCCCGCGGTCGGCCGAGGCGGTGGCCCCGGTGCCGGCGTCGTCGGCGGCCGTGGTGCTGCAGGCCGAGAGGGCGAGGCCGGCGAGGGCGACCGTGGCGAGGGCGGTCAGGCGGAGACTGCGCTTCATGATGCTCCTTGCGGTGAGGTGAGTGCTGCGTGATGGTGCAGGGGGGAAGCTTTCGAGCGAGACGGATGCCAGGGGTCAGGGCGTCCACACGCGTCGGCCCGCGAACCACGTCTCGACCGCGCGGGTGTCCACGACGCGCTCGATGTCGACGGCGAAGGGGTCCTGGTCGAGCACGACGTAGTCCGCCGACTTGCCCGCGGTGAGCGAACCCGTCACGTCGCCGAGCCCCATCGCGGTCGCCGCGTTCACGGTGAAGACCTCGAAGGCCTCCGCGAGGGTGAGTGCCTGCTCGGGCCACAGGGTCCCGGGTGCCCGGCCGAGCGGGTCGGCGCGCGTGACGAGTCCCTGGATGCCCTCCCACGGATTGGGCGAGACGCTGACCGGCCAGTCGGACCCGCCGGCGACGAGCACGCCGCGGTCGACGAGGTCGCGGTTGGGCTGGAGGTGCGCGGCCTCGGGCTGGGGGCGGACGTGGGCGATGGCATCCGGGATCACGCCCGGGAACCACAGGAACGGCGAGATGTCGGCCGACACGTCGAGGTCGACGAAGCGCTGCCGATCGTCGGGGTGCACGAACTGGCCGTGGGCGATCTGGTAGCGGGTGCTCGTGTCGCCGCTCGCGCGGACGGCGGCGATCGCGTCGAGCGCGATGCGGACGGCGGCGTCGCCCGTGCAGTGGATCTTCGCCCCGAGTCCCTGCGCCGCGGTGCGGGTGAGCCAGTCGGTGAGTTCCGCCGGGTCCATCGTGGTCACGCCGCAGTGCGCGTGACCGTGGTCCGCGCTCGGCAGGTAGGGGGTCAGGAACGCCCCGGTGTGGGTGGGCGGCACCCCGTCGAGCGCGACCTTGACGAAATCGGGGCGGTGGTGGGAGGTGCGGAACTCCTCGCGTCGCGCGACGAGCTCGTCCCCCA
This portion of the Microbacterium testaceum StLB037 genome encodes:
- a CDS encoding sugar ABC transporter substrate-binding protein, which gives rise to MKRSLRLTALATVALAGLALSACSTTAADDAGTGATASADRGPVKKILFDYPFTALPVYGAITNIVQARAAEKGVEVTFTNDEMDLQKQVSQLTSNLGSDVDAVVSFPVDPASLESVAQQYRAAGKYWVTYGGDMTNQDATLQFSFYQSGYDLGKDAAEWALKNVGPNAEVIVLSETERQIGQERTKGLLDGLKETGPDLQIVGQQQAVTPDDGLSVTTTLLAQHPNANVVVSAVGDAAQGAYQALVASGRAENDPKTYVGGLDPNLFLLQKMQEGNFFRAATYFSLKDLVDNVIDIPIALGEGKTDASVDLPVKVVTVSDPNLSSYITELGG
- a CDS encoding amidohydrolase, whose translation is MTVADLILHGAVIHTADRSQPRATALAVADGRLLAVGTDEEVLATAGPATEIRDLEGATVVPGLVDVHNHHLMAGEADLFQLAFPPTAGLDVVLEAVRAYAAGLGPGEWIVGEAFGSVLLDDFACAETRARFDEAAGGRPVVLTDDSHHNRFANSAALAAAGIHSDTPDPAQGRIVRDPASGEPTGLLMESATLPVTEALDRSLARTPERYRRASARAIEILHSFGITAFQDAAATVEIMGALRDLDVAGDLHAWVVSSLLSSEFLFANTPVGDELVARREEFRTSHHRPDFVKVALDGVPPTHTGAFLTPYLPSADHGHAHCGVTTMDPAELTDWLTRTAAQGLGAKIHCTGDAAVRIALDAIAAVRASGDTSTRYQIAHGQFVHPDDRQRFVDLDVSADISPFLWFPGVIPDAIAHVRPQPEAAHLQPNRDLVDRGVLVAGGSDWPVSVSPNPWEGIQGLVTRADPLGRAPGTLWPEQALTLAEAFEVFTVNAATAMGLGDVTGSLTAGKSADYVVLDQDPFAVDIERVVDTRAVETWFAGRRVWTP